One Capsicum annuum cultivar UCD-10X-F1 chromosome 2, UCD10Xv1.1, whole genome shotgun sequence genomic window carries:
- the LOC107860508 gene encoding uncharacterized protein At5g39570: MSYYPKGYHGEDDGADFDEYDPTPYGGGYDIALTYGRPLPPSDETCYQPSLASDEFDYDRPQYSSYAEPSAYGDEALESEYQSYSRPKPRPDYRPSKEGYGYDQPQADYGFQPGVNRPGGGGGESEYGSGYGRKSEYEQPSSEYGSGYGRKTEYEEPTPQYGSGYGRKTEYEEPTPQYGSGYGRKSEYEEPTPQYRSGYGRKSENEEPTPKYGSGYGRKSEYEEPTPQYGSGYGRKSEYEEPTPQYGSGYGRKSEYEEPSSEYGSGYRKKSEYEEPSSEYGSGYGRRTESDEYGYGRKPSYGQEEGYGRSSYQPEEGEGYDRPRYGRSEEEDYRKPSYERRGDDDEGYGRKKYGDDNSDDDEEKKYRRHHHHRKHYDD, from the exons ATGTCTTACTATCCAAAAGGCTACCATGGCGAAGACGACGGTGCTGACTTCGACGAGTATGATCCAACTCCTTATGGGGGTGGATACGACATCGCTTTGACTTATGGTCGTCCACTTCCACCATCTGATGAGACTTGTTATCAGCCTTCTTTAGCTTCTGATGAATTTGACTATGATCGTCCTCAGTATTCTTCTTATGCTGAACCTTCTGCTTATGGCGATGAAGCTCTTGAGAGTGAGTATCAGAGTTATTCAAGGCCTAAGCCTCGCCCGGATTATCGTCCGTCGAAGGAGGGGTATGGGTACGATCAGCCTCAGGCTGATTATGGGTTTCAGCCTGGAGTGAATCGAcctggtggtggtggtggagaaAGTGAATATGGATCTGGGTATGGAAGGAAGAGTGAGTACGAACAGCCAAGTTCCGAATACGGATCTGGGTATGGGAGGAAGACTGAGTATGAAGAACCGACCCCCCAATATGGATCTGGGTACGGGAGAAAGACTGAATATGAAGAGCCCACTCCCCAATATGGATCTGGGTACGGGAGAAAGTCTGAATATGAAGAACCCACTCCCCAGTATAGATCCGGGTATGGAAGGAAGAGTGAGAATGAAGAACCCACTCCCAAGTATGGATCTGGGTATGGGAGAAAGAGTGAATATGAAGAACCCACTCCCCAATATGGATCCGGGTACGGAAGGAAGAGCGAATATGAAGAACCCACTCCTCAATATGGATCCGGGTATGGAAGGAAGAGTGAATATGAGGAGCCAAGTTCGGAATACGGGTCGGGGTACCGAAAGAAGAGTGAATATGAGGAGCCAAGTTCCGAATACGGGTCGGGTTATGGGCGTAGAACTGAATCTGATGAATATGGATATGGGAGGAAGCCAAGCTATGGACAGGAGGAAGGTTATGGGCGTTCAAGCTACCAGCCTGAGGAGGGGGAAGGATACGATAGGCCTCGATATGGGAGGTCTGAGGAGGAGGATTACAGGAAGCCCAGCTATGAGAGGCGTGGTGACGATGATGAGGGCTATGGCCGCAAGAAATAT GGCGATGACAACTCCGATGATGACGAGGAGAAGAAATATCGCCGCCACCACCATCACCGCAAGCACTACGATGATTGA
- the LOC107860511 gene encoding phosphate transporter PHO1 homolog 3, translated as MKFGKEFASQMVHEWQEAYMDYNYLKSILKDILNFKKRNAPSSEVAATSNGSLKRRISMYRAFSGLQAFSFKGSPVNNNHEDEVILVNTVQQEGSEGHHQTMFLMSSEQGGEYEMVFFKRLDDEFNKVLSFYKKKVGQVKAEADELSKQMDALIALRIMVDKPSIEMHSTQVIDPSSVVPIHLRSPVRSHMEVIQEVEMTSEETLEDESTSGKRNSTKMNPMGFRPAPLEVLDNVKINIEPATPVSTLKNMIKTSKSDLSYSKEELRKAEEQIRRAFVEFYQKLRLLKSYSFLNVLAFSKIMKKYDKITSRKASKSYLEMIDKSYLGSSDEVAKLVERVEATFIKHFVNGNRRKGMKYLRPQAKRETHRVTFFMGLFSGCSIALVAAIVVSIRAGNLLQHEGRGQYMDNIFPLYSLFGYIVLHMLMYAGNVYYWRRFRVNYPFIFGFKQGTELGYRQVLLLASGLSLLALAAALSHLDMDMDPKTRKFETVTELIPLGLVIVLLLIVFCPLNIIYRSSRFFLLRTAWHCICAPLYKVTLPDFLLADQLTSQVQAIRSLQFYVCYYVWGNFRTRSNKCQESSVYQILYIVVAIIPFWSRFIQCLRRLFEEKDSMQGLNALKYFSTIVALVMRTLYDQKRGTFWRVMAASTSGITTVANTYWDLVIDWGLLQRNSRNRWLRDKLLVPHKIVYFVAIVLDIILRFVWMQLVLDIRELPFLHRKAFVAVVACLEILRRGIWNFFRLENEHLNNVGKYRAFKSVPLPFNYDEDKSQ; from the exons ATGAAATTTGGGAAAGAATTTGCTTCCCAAATGGTCCATGAATGGCAAGAAGCCTACATGGATTATAACTATCTAAAGAGTATTTTGAAAGACATCTTGAATTTCAAGAAGAGAAATGCACCATCATCAGAAGTTGCAGCCACCTCAAATGGCTCATTAAAGAGAAGGATATCTATGTACAGAGCATTTAGTGGATTACAAGCTTTTAGTTTCAAGGGTTCTCCTGTGAATAATAACCATGAAGATGAAGTTATTTTAGTGAACACAGTTCAGCAAGAAGGGTCAGAAGGACACCATCAAACTATGTTTCTCATGTCATCTGAACAAGGTGGAGAATACGAGATGGTTTTCTTTAAAAGACTTGACGATGAATTCAACAAGGTGTTGAGTTTTTACAAGAAAAAAGTAGGACAAGTGAAGGCTGAGGCTGATGAGTTGAGTAAACAAATGGATGCACTTATTGCTCTAAGGATTATGGTTGATAAACCTTCAATTGAAATGCATAGTACACAAGTTATTGATCCTTCATCAGTGGTTCCTATCCATCTGAGAAGTCCAG TAAGGTCACATATGGAAGTAATTCAAGAAGTTGAGATGACTAGTGAAGAAACTCTGGAAGATGAATCAACATCAGGGAAAAGAAATTCAACAAAGATGAATCCCATGGGCTTTAGGCCTGCTCCATTAGAGGTTTTGGACAATGTAAAAATCAATATAGAACCTGCAACACCTGTTTCAACTTTGAAAAACATGATCAAGACTTCAAAATCTGACTTATCATACAGCAAAGAAGAGCTCAGAAAAGCTGAAGAACAAATAAGAAGGGCTTTTGTTGAGTTTTATCAAAAGCTTCGACTGCTAAAAAGCTACAG TTTCTTAAATGTGTTGGCATTTTCTAAGATCATGAAGAAGTATGATAAG ATTACTTCAAGGAAAGCTTCTAAATCATACTTAGAGATGATTGATAAATCTTACCTTGGTAGCTCAGATGAG GTTGCTAAGCTCGTAGAAAGAGTGGAGGCCACTTTCATAAAACATTTTGTCAATGGAAATCGAAGGAAAGGAATGAAATATTTAAGGCCACAAGCTAAAAGGGAAACACATCGAGTAACATTTTTCATGG GTTTGTTCTCTGGCTGCTCAATAGCATTAGTAGCAGCCATTGTTGTATCTATACGTGCAGGAAACCTTCTACAGCACGAGGGCCGTGGGCAGTATATGGATAACATATTTCCACTCTACAG TCTATTTGGATACATTGTCCTCCATATGCTCATGTATGCGGGGAACGTATACTACTGGAGGCGTTTTCGGGTCAATTATCCTTTCATATTTGGATTCAAGCAGGGAACTGAGCTAGGTTACAGACAAGTTCTCCTCCTTGCTTCTGGTCTTTCATTACTTGCATTGGCTGCTGCACTCTCCCACCTGGATATGGATATGGATCCGAAAACACGAAAATTTGAAACAGTAACTGAGTTGATCCCACTTGGCCTGGTGATT GTTCTGCTTCTAATAGTTTTTTGTCCTCTGAACATCATATATCGTTCAAGTCGTTTCTTCCTTTTAAGAACTGCCTGGCACTGTATATGCGCTCCCCTTTATAAG GTTACTCTACCAGATTTCCTCTTGGCAGATCAACTTACCAGCCAG GTTCAGGCAATTAGGAGTTTGCAATTCTATGTCTGCTACTATGTGTGGGGCAACTTCAGAACAAGATCAAATAAATGTCAAGAAAGCAGTGTTTATCAAATCTTATACATAGTGGTGGCGATTATTCCCTTTTGGTCTCGGTTTATTCAG TGTCTTCGGCGTTTATTTGAAGAGAAAGATTCGATGCAGGGGCTTAATGCCCTCAAATATTTCTCAACCATTGTCGCTCTTGTAATGAGGACACTATATGATCAGAAGAGAGGAACCTTTTGGAGAGTAATGGCAGCATCAACATCTGGAATTACTACAGTTGCAAACACTTACTGGGACCTTGTCATCGATTGGGGTCTGTTGCAAAGGAATTCAAGAAACCGTTGGTTGAGAGACAAGCTACTCGTGCCGCACAAGATAGTCTACTTTGTTGCCATT GTTCTTGACATTATTCTGAGATTCGTATGGATGCAGTTGGTTCTAGATATTCGAGAACTGCCATTTCTGCACAGAAAAGCTTTCGTTGCAGTTGTTGCCTGCTTGGAAATCCTTCGCAGAGGCATTTGGAACTTTTTCAG GTTGGAAAATGAGCACTTGAATAATGTTGGAAAATACCGTGCCTTCAAGTCTGTACCTCTGCCATTTAACTACGATGAGGACAAGAGTCAATAA
- the LOC107860509 gene encoding phosphate transporter PHO1 homolog 3, with protein MKFGKEYASQMVHEWQEAYMDYNYLKSLLSEILSFKQKNAPLPEVAATPRGSLKRKLSMYKAFSGLQVRYNSFKGKNNHEDEVIVVNSVQQEGSECRYETTFLVSCEEVGECELLFFRNLDDEFNKVLNFYQKTVGEVRVEAGELSKQMDALIALRIKVDNISIGMKSAQVMMMDPSTNDDSIYSPASADPVRFSSSGRSHMEAIQEVEMTNDENLEEEAIQEVEMTSEEILEEEATAGTNDTTKMNPSGFRPAPLEVLDYVKINIEPETPISTLKSCIMTSKSHLTFSKEELKKAEEQMKKAFVEFYQKLRLLKSYRSLNMLAFSKIMKKYDKITSRKASKSYLEMIEKSYLGSSDEVYKLIAGVEATFTKHFVNGNRRKGMKYLRPQAKRERHRVTFFTGLFSGCSLALVAAIAVSVRAGNLLEHEGRGQYMENIFPLYSLFGFIVLHMLMYAGNIYYWRVFRVNYPFIFGFKQGTELGYRQVLLLTSGLSVLALAAALYHLDMDIDPKTRSFETVTELTPLALVIVLLLIAFCPLNIIYRSSRFFFIRCVWHCLCAPLYKVTLPDFFLADQFTSQVQAIRSLQFYVCYYAWGNFKTRSNTCQDSHVYSILYIFVAIIPFWSRFLQCLRRLFEEKDSMQGFNSLKYLSTIIALVMRTLYDQKRGTFWKVMAASTSGITTVANTYWDLVIDWGLLRRNSRNPWLRDKLLVPHKIVYFVAIVLDIILRLVWMQLVLDIRELPGLHPKAFIAIVACLEILRRGMWNFFRLENEHLNNVGKYRASKSVPLPFNYDEDKSM; from the exons ATGAAATTTGGGAAAGAATATGCTTCCCAAATGGTTCATGAATGGCAAGAAGCCTATATGGATTATAATTATTTGAAGAGTCTTTTGAGTGAAATCTTGAGTTTCAAACAGAAAAATGCACCATTACCTGAAGTTGCAGCTACCCCAAGAGGGTCCTTAAAGAGAAAGCTATCTATGTACAAAGCATTTAGTGGATTGCAAGTTAGATACAACAGTTTCAAAGGGAAGAATAACCATGAAGATGAAGTTATAGTAGTGAATTCAGTGCAGCAAGAGGGCTCTGAATGTCGCTATGAAACCACTTTTCTCGTGTCATGTGAAGAAGTTGGAGAATGTGAGCTGCTTTTCTTCAGGAATTTGGACGATGAATTCAACAAGGTGTTAAATTTTTACCAGAAAACAGTAGGGGAAGTGAGAGTTGAGGCTGGTGAGTTGAGTAAACAAATGGATGCTCTTATTGCTCTAAGAATCAAAGTTGATAACATTTCAATTGGAATGAAAAGTGCCCAAGTGATGATGATGGATCCTTCAACCAATGACGATAGTATCTACTCTCCAGCATCCGCGGATCCTGTTCGTTTTAGTAGTTCAG GTAGGTCACACATGGAGGCAATTCAAGAAGTTGAGATGACCAATGATGAAAATCTGGAAGAGGAGGCAATTCAAGAAGTTGAGATGACAAGTGAAGAAATTCTTGAAGAGGAAGCAACAGCAGGAACAAATGATACGACTAAGATGAATCCCTCGGGTTTTAGGCCGGCTCCACTAGAGGTTTTGGACTACGTAAAAATCAATATTGAGCCCGAAACACCTATCTCAACTTTAAAATCTTGCATCATGACTTCAAAATCACACCTAACATTCAGCAAAGAAGAGCTCAAGAAAGCTGAAGAACAAATGAAAAAGGCTTTTGTTGAGTTCTATCAAAAGCTTCGACTTCTAAAAAGCTACCG TTCGTTAAATATGTTGGCGTTTTCCAAGATCATGAAGAAATATGATAAG ATCACTTCAAGGAAAGCTTCTAAATCATACTTAGAGATGATTGAAAAATCCTATCTTGGTAGCTCAGATGAG GTTTATAAGCTCATAGCAGGAGTGGAAGCCACGTTCACAAAGCATTTTGTCAATGGAAATCGAAGGAAAGGAATGaaatatttaagaccacaagCAAAAAGAGAACGACATAGAGTAACATTTTTCACGG GTTTGTTCTCTGGCTGCTCATTGGCATTAGTAGCAGCTATTGCTGTATCTGTACGCGCAGGAAACCTTCTGGAGCACGAGGGTCGTGGACAGTATATGGAAAACATATTTCCACTCTACAG TCTATTTGGATTCATTGTCCTGCATATGCTCATGTACGCGGGGAACATATACTACTGGAGGGTCTTTCGAGTCAATTATCCCTTCATATTTGGCTTCAAGCAGGGAACAGAGTTAGGTTACAGACAAGTTCTCCTCCTTACTTCTGGTCTTTCAGTTCTTGCATTGGCTGCTGCACTCTATCACCTGGATATGGATATTGATCCGAAAACACGAAGTTTTGAGACAGTGACTGAGCTGACCCCGCTGGCCCTTGTGATT GTTCTGCTTCTAATAGCTTTTTGTCCTCTGAACATTATATATCGTTCAAGTCGTTTCTTCTTTATAAGATGTGTGTGGCACTGTCTATGCGCTCCCCTTTATAAG GTTACTCTACCAGATTTCTTCTTGGCAGATCAGTTTACCAGCCAG GTTCAGGCAATTCGGAGCTTGCAATTCTATGTCTGCTACTATGCGTGGGGCAACTTCAAAACGAGatcaaacacatgtcaagatagCCATGTTTACTCCATCTTATACATTTTCGTCGCAATTATTCCCTTTTGGTCTCGGTTTCTTCAG TGTCTTCGCCGCTTATTTGAAGAGAAAGATTCTATGCAAGGGTTTAATAGCCTCAAATATTTATCAACCATTATCGCTCTTGTAATGAGGACACTATATGATCAGAAGAGAGGAACCTTTTGGAAAGTAATGGCAGCATCAACATCAGGAATTACTACAGTTGCAAACACTTACTGGGACCTTGTCATAGATTGGGGTCTATTGCGAAGGAATTCAAGAAACCCCTGGTTGAGAGACAAGCTACTCGTGCCACACAAGATAGTCTACTTTGTTGCCATT GTTCTTGACATTATTCTGAGACTAGTATGGATGCAGTTGGTTCTAGATATAAGAGAACTTCCAGGTCTGCACCCAAAAGCATTTATTGCAATTGTTGCCTGTTTGGAAATCCTTCGTCGTGGCATGTGGAACTTTTTCAG GCTGGAAAATGAGCACTTAAATAACGTTGGTAAATATCGTGCCTCCAAGTCTGTACCCCTGCCTTTCAACTACGACGAAGACAAGAGTATGTAA